In the Qipengyuania pelagi genome, one interval contains:
- a CDS encoding response regulator, protein MSLGDQIAKNLPYLRRYARALTGSQATGDAFVRATLEAALADEDLKASLEGGRVPLYRAFNKVWGSAYMETPDSGSDFSDHEEAASGRLKAITPMNRQALLLTTLEDFSTDQAAEIMEVSEEDIEKLVQEAVEEIDRETSTEVLIIEDEPLISMQLEDLVTSLGHQICGTAATRTQAQEVVAEKTPGLVLADIQLADGSSGLDAVDDILAIGSVPVIFITAYPERLLTGDRPEPTYLVTKPFQEQTVRAAISQALFFGSSRPLA, encoded by the coding sequence ATGTCACTTGGTGATCAAATTGCTAAAAACCTACCCTATTTGCGCCGTTACGCGCGTGCCCTGACCGGCTCGCAGGCGACCGGCGATGCCTTTGTCCGCGCGACTTTGGAAGCGGCGCTGGCCGATGAAGATCTGAAGGCCTCGCTCGAAGGCGGTCGCGTTCCTCTCTACCGCGCCTTCAACAAGGTGTGGGGCAGCGCCTATATGGAAACGCCCGACAGCGGGTCCGATTTCAGCGACCACGAAGAAGCGGCCAGCGGGCGGCTCAAGGCGATTACGCCGATGAACCGCCAGGCGCTGTTGCTGACCACTCTGGAGGATTTCTCCACCGATCAGGCGGCGGAGATCATGGAAGTCTCCGAAGAGGATATCGAGAAGCTGGTTCAGGAAGCAGTCGAGGAAATCGATCGCGAAACCTCGACCGAAGTGCTCATCATCGAAGACGAGCCGCTGATTTCGATGCAGCTCGAAGATCTGGTTACCTCGCTCGGCCATCAAATCTGCGGGACTGCCGCCACGCGGACGCAGGCGCAGGAAGTGGTCGCGGAAAAGACCCCCGGCCTCGTCCTCGCCGATATCCAGCTTGCCGACGGGTCGTCCGGCCTCGACGCGGTGGACGACATCCTGGCGATCGGCAGCGTTCCGGTCATCTTCATCACCGCCTATCCCGAACGCCTTCTCACCGGTGACCGGCCTGAACCGACCTATCTGGTCACCAAGCCGTTCCAGGAACAGACGGTGCGCGCGGCGATCAGCCAGGCCTTGTTCTTCGGCTCC
- a CDS encoding Crp/Fnr family transcriptional regulator, with protein sequence MENIVRAMACARCPLQDMPGLRELDETQIAYMQDFKDGEIQLGRGEVLVEQSQQLESLYTLMEGVLIRYRTLEDGRRQIVNFMFPGDLVGLQGAFDDPSAHSVEALLASRLCVFQRPKFENLIAKHPRLGYDVIWMAAEEESALEEHLVALGRRSAKERVAYLAVFLMDRAKSVGMAGDDNRLALPIRQAQIADMLGLSLVHTNRTIKALDRDGLVTWQPNEIHVPDLPAAREFAHFERCCARPKPFI encoded by the coding sequence ATGGAAAATATAGTGCGGGCGATGGCCTGTGCGCGTTGCCCGCTGCAGGATATGCCCGGATTGCGCGAGCTGGACGAGACCCAGATCGCCTATATGCAGGATTTCAAGGATGGCGAAATCCAGCTTGGTAGAGGGGAGGTCCTCGTCGAGCAGTCGCAGCAGCTCGAAAGCCTCTATACGCTGATGGAAGGCGTGCTGATCCGGTATCGCACCCTCGAAGACGGACGGCGACAGATCGTCAATTTCATGTTCCCCGGCGATTTGGTCGGCCTGCAAGGGGCATTCGACGACCCGTCCGCGCATTCGGTGGAAGCCCTGCTGGCGTCGCGCCTGTGCGTGTTCCAGCGCCCGAAATTCGAAAACCTGATCGCGAAACATCCGCGCCTCGGTTATGACGTGATCTGGATGGCGGCGGAGGAGGAATCCGCGCTCGAAGAGCATCTCGTCGCTCTCGGTCGCCGCTCCGCGAAAGAGCGGGTCGCCTATCTCGCCGTATTTCTGATGGATCGCGCCAAGAGCGTGGGCATGGCCGGTGACGATAACCGGCTCGCGCTCCCTATCCGGCAGGCGCAGATCGCGGACATGCTCGGATTGTCGCTGGTGCACACCAATCGCACTATCAAGGCGCTCGATCGCGATGGTCTGGTTACCTGGCAGCCGAACGAGATCCATGTGCCCGATCTTCCGGCTGCGCGCGAATTCGCGCATTTCGAACGGTGTTGCGCGCGGCCCAAGCCCTTTATTTGA
- a CDS encoding response regulator, which translates to MDSRTPIMTRTAQPPSRSLPRHVLVVEDDAILAMALEMALRDAGVEQVEISSTSEMALAALRTGQPDAIVLDVHLADRDDGWAVAELVRSLGPSGPRIVFSTGAPQDIPEQIAEMGCVMEKPYDPKELVEVLTEPKRRGLISRLRAVLK; encoded by the coding sequence ATGGATTCGCGCACCCCGATCATGACTCGCACGGCTCAGCCTCCTTCCCGTTCCCTTCCCCGCCACGTCCTGGTGGTGGAAGACGACGCCATTCTGGCGATGGCGCTGGAAATGGCCCTGCGCGACGCGGGCGTGGAGCAGGTCGAGATCAGTTCGACGAGCGAAATGGCATTGGCCGCGCTCAGAACCGGGCAACCCGATGCTATCGTCCTCGACGTCCATCTGGCGGATCGCGACGATGGCTGGGCGGTCGCCGAGCTGGTTCGCTCGCTCGGTCCATCCGGCCCGAGAATTGTCTTTTCGACCGGTGCCCCGCAGGACATTCCCGAACAGATCGCGGAAATGGGCTGTGTCATGGAAAAGCCCTATGACCCTAAGGAACTGGTCGAAGTTCTGACGGAGCCGAAGCGGCGCGGCCTGATTTCGCGCCTGCGTGCTGTTCTGAAATGA
- a CDS encoding N-acetyltransferase, whose translation MTTGEIVIRPVSGKAGRAEFVDLGRRFAAREPHSVPQLRSEQLELIDPDKNPFFGHARAAFFIAYRGDTPVGRISAHIDELALELPREQGMGPGTGLFGYFDAEDEETARALLTQAEAWNRAQGMTRVLGPISLSIWEEPGLLVKGQDHPPTMLMGHHPAHYRRWIKDAGYAPAKTLLTYELDITQDFPPLIRRIVQSGERNSRITVRPVDKANWDRDLAIVLAILNDAWSDNWGFVPFTDREIAYAAKKMKPIVHERLNMIAEVDGEPVAFMLTFPDMNAVLKRINGRLLPLGWLRLLRWLKKPTGADMRVPLMGVRRELQNSRMASQLAFMMIERIRQNATRDFKSVRGEIGWILEDNKGMLAIADAIDSRINREYVIFEKPLDER comes from the coding sequence GTGACGACAGGCGAAATAGTGATCCGCCCGGTATCGGGCAAGGCCGGTCGGGCGGAATTCGTCGATCTCGGCCGCAGATTCGCCGCGCGCGAGCCCCATTCGGTGCCGCAATTGCGCTCCGAACAGCTCGAACTGATCGATCCCGACAAGAACCCCTTTTTTGGCCATGCCCGTGCCGCCTTCTTCATCGCCTATCGCGGCGACACCCCGGTCGGGCGCATTTCCGCCCATATCGACGAACTCGCGCTCGAACTCCCGCGCGAACAGGGGATGGGGCCGGGCACCGGCCTGTTCGGCTATTTCGATGCCGAGGACGAGGAAACTGCCCGCGCCCTGCTGACCCAGGCCGAAGCCTGGAACCGCGCCCAGGGGATGACCCGCGTGCTGGGTCCGATCTCGCTGTCGATATGGGAGGAGCCGGGCCTGCTGGTGAAGGGGCAGGATCACCCGCCGACCATGCTGATGGGCCACCATCCGGCGCATTATCGCCGCTGGATCAAGGACGCGGGCTATGCGCCCGCCAAGACGCTTCTGACCTACGAACTCGACATCACGCAGGATTTTCCGCCGCTGATCCGCCGTATCGTCCAGTCGGGCGAACGCAATTCCCGCATCACGGTGCGGCCCGTCGACAAGGCGAACTGGGACCGGGATCTGGCGATCGTGCTGGCGATCCTCAACGATGCCTGGTCGGATAATTGGGGCTTCGTGCCCTTCACCGATCGCGAGATCGCCTATGCCGCGAAGAAGATGAAACCGATCGTGCACGAACGGCTCAACATGATCGCGGAAGTCGATGGCGAGCCGGTGGCCTTCATGCTGACCTTTCCCGACATGAACGCAGTTCTGAAGCGCATAAACGGTCGGCTGCTGCCCCTCGGATGGCTGCGCCTGCTGCGCTGGCTGAAGAAGCCGACCGGCGCAGATATGCGTGTGCCGCTGATGGGAGTCCGCCGCGAGCTTCAGAACTCGCGCATGGCCAGCCAGCTCGCCTTCATGATGATCGAGCGCATACGGCAGAACGCGACCAGGGATTTCAAATCGGTGCGCGGCGAGATCGGCTGGATCCTCGAAGACAATAAGGGGATGCTCGCCATCGCGGATGCGATCGATAGCCGGATCAACCGGGAATACGTAATCTTCGAAAAGCCGCTCGACGAGCGCTGA
- a CDS encoding fatty acid desaturase family protein, which yields MNGQHTLNPGNTDRGIVTQQRAAPAAARQPIEDDKVMLRAARDLTKDIAEANPAIYWTDMLVSALIGYGALAGAILADSVPLAIALGVISALALYRALLFIHEISHFRRGAMARFGAAWNVLVGIPLLTPSFMYEGAHVIHHKRTQYGTVEDPEYLPLALMKPWTLPLFVVIAPLATVGLLFRFAVLVPLGAVIPAVRRVTWARFSALAINPKFRRRPVEDDLRQKVFWQELGGAVWAWTLIASVFLLGWKPILIAFAVFSVVATVNQLRTLVAHLWENEGEPMTVTAQFLDSVNVPPPGRIAELWAPVGLRYHALHHLMPSMPYHSLPEAHRRLARELGEGSTYHGANHPGMASLVARITRSTMTRR from the coding sequence ATGAATGGTCAGCACACCTTGAACCCCGGAAACACGGATCGCGGCATCGTGACGCAGCAGCGCGCGGCCCCTGCCGCCGCGCGCCAGCCGATCGAGGACGACAAGGTGATGCTGCGCGCCGCGCGGGATCTGACCAAGGATATCGCGGAGGCCAATCCCGCGATCTACTGGACCGATATGCTGGTGTCCGCCCTGATCGGCTATGGCGCTCTGGCCGGGGCGATCCTTGCCGACAGCGTTCCCCTCGCCATCGCGCTCGGGGTGATATCGGCGCTGGCGCTGTATCGCGCCCTGCTGTTCATCCACGAAATCTCGCATTTCCGCAGGGGTGCGATGGCGCGCTTCGGTGCGGCCTGGAACGTCCTCGTCGGCATTCCGCTGCTGACGCCGTCCTTCATGTATGAGGGCGCCCATGTCATCCATCACAAACGCACCCAGTATGGCACGGTCGAGGACCCGGAATATCTCCCGCTCGCTCTAATGAAACCGTGGACGCTTCCGCTCTTCGTCGTGATCGCGCCGCTCGCGACGGTCGGGCTGCTGTTCCGGTTCGCGGTGCTCGTGCCGCTCGGGGCCGTCATTCCGGCGGTGCGACGCGTGACCTGGGCGCGCTTTTCCGCCCTCGCGATCAATCCCAAGTTCCGGCGCCGCCCGGTGGAAGACGATCTGCGCCAGAAGGTGTTCTGGCAGGAATTGGGCGGGGCGGTCTGGGCCTGGACGCTGATCGCCAGCGTGTTTCTGCTGGGCTGGAAGCCGATCCTGATCGCCTTCGCGGTGTTCTCGGTCGTGGCGACGGTCAACCAGCTGCGGACCTTGGTGGCGCATCTCTGGGAGAATGAAGGCGAACCGATGACGGTGACCGCCCAGTTCCTCGACAGCGTCAACGTGCCGCCGCCGGGGCGGATCGCGGAATTGTGGGCGCCGGTCGGCCTGCGCTATCACGCGCTGCACCATTTGATGCCGTCCATGCCTTACCATTCGCTGCCCGAGGCGCATCGGCGTCTGGCGAGGGAATTGGGCGAGGGGTCGACCTATCATGGCGCGAACCACCCCGGAATGGCCTCGTTGGTGGCGCGCATCACGCGGAGCACCATGACGCGCCGCTGA
- a CDS encoding GNAT family N-acetyltransferase, producing MSGAWSLRLARSEDAAAFHRVEEDAADLLRSAPELAGVAIPPSQSEQDYARLIRRGHCLSAIAGEQVIGFAAAAPKGRELHLHELSVARSWQRRRIGATLLEALAIDARNSGFRAITLTTWRDIAWNAPFYASQGFVEVANSDDSAVEDGAPDLPRCAMIRLLD from the coding sequence GTGAGCGGCGCCTGGTCGCTTCGTCTCGCGCGCAGCGAAGATGCGGCTGCGTTTCATCGGGTCGAGGAAGATGCGGCGGACCTGCTGCGCTCCGCGCCCGAACTGGCGGGCGTCGCGATCCCGCCTTCGCAGAGCGAGCAGGATTACGCGCGCCTGATCCGTCGCGGTCATTGCCTGTCCGCCATCGCGGGCGAGCAAGTGATCGGCTTCGCCGCCGCTGCCCCCAAGGGCCGCGAGCTTCATCTCCATGAACTGAGCGTCGCGCGATCCTGGCAACGTCGCAGGATCGGCGCGACATTGCTCGAAGCGCTCGCGATCGATGCGCGCAATTCCGGCTTCCGGGCGATCACTCTCACCACCTGGCGCGACATCGCCTGGAATGCGCCGTTCTATGCTTCGCAAGGTTTCGTTGAAGTGGCGAACAGTGATGATAGCGCGGTCGAGGACGGCGCGCCGGATCTGCCGCGCTGCGCGATGATCCGGCTGCTGGACTGA
- the lptG gene encoding LPS export ABC transporter permease LptG: MQFDFFPSRTLTLYLAKMFIARILAVLVMLVLVLLMLDLLSSSGEILAVEGNGQAELLTYAGLRIPQLVARFLPYSVLLATLIALVGLNQNSEVVAMKAAGLSAHQVLAPFLLTSLVVAGVSFAFNERVVTRATATLKAWEANEFGSIPETSNVRTNVYLTDGTDILSAAAVAGSGEAIAMRQVTWYRRSPEGAIVEQIRAPVATYAAPGWRLEDATRFEVASAGAEQIPEIVVAQGLTPEQVDLAQVDPDTVSFFALSGAIDRYEAAGRRTAELRAKWWHKLSGPLSAVLMPLLGSVAAFGLARSGQLFVRALIGMALGFAYFVVDNAALAMGNFGGYPPFLAAWAPFLLFFLVGETVLIRTEE; this comes from the coding sequence ATGCAGTTCGATTTCTTCCCCTCGCGCACGCTGACGCTTTATCTCGCAAAGATGTTCATCGCCCGCATCCTGGCGGTGCTGGTGATGCTGGTGCTCGTCCTGCTGATGCTGGACCTGCTCTCCTCGAGCGGCGAAATCCTCGCGGTGGAGGGGAACGGTCAAGCCGAATTGCTGACCTATGCCGGATTGCGCATCCCGCAGCTCGTCGCGCGTTTCCTGCCCTATTCGGTTCTCCTTGCGACACTGATCGCGCTTGTCGGCCTCAACCAGAACAGCGAGGTGGTGGCGATGAAAGCCGCCGGCCTGTCCGCCCATCAGGTGCTCGCCCCCTTCCTGCTAACGTCGCTGGTCGTCGCGGGCGTCAGCTTCGCCTTCAACGAGCGGGTGGTGACGCGCGCGACCGCTACGTTGAAAGCGTGGGAGGCGAACGAATTCGGCTCGATCCCCGAGACGAGCAATGTCCGCACCAATGTCTATCTGACCGATGGCACCGACATCCTTTCCGCTGCGGCCGTCGCTGGCAGCGGGGAGGCGATCGCGATGCGGCAGGTCACCTGGTATCGCCGCAGCCCCGAAGGCGCCATCGTCGAACAGATCCGCGCGCCGGTCGCGACCTATGCGGCGCCCGGCTGGCGGCTGGAGGATGCGACCCGCTTCGAGGTCGCAAGCGCGGGCGCGGAGCAGATACCCGAGATCGTGGTCGCCCAGGGGTTGACGCCCGAGCAGGTCGACCTCGCCCAGGTCGATCCCGACACCGTGTCCTTCTTTGCTCTGTCCGGCGCCATCGATCGATACGAGGCGGCGGGACGGCGCACGGCCGAATTGCGCGCCAAATGGTGGCACAAGCTGTCAGGGCCGCTCTCGGCCGTCCTGATGCCTTTATTGGGTTCGGTGGCGGCGTTCGGCCTCGCGCGGTCGGGCCAGTTGTTCGTTCGCGCGCTGATCGGAATGGCTCTGGGCTTTGCCTATTTCGTGGTCGACAACGCGGCGCTGGCGATGGGCAATTTCGGCGGCTACCCGCCCTTTCTTGCTGCCTGGGCGCCGTTCCTCCTGTTCTTCCTCGTGGGTGAGACCGTCCTGATCCGGACCGAGGAGTGA
- a CDS encoding LptF/LptG family permease, with product MFNFVPSIDRYIFKLVVVPMLGVFALAASLLTLDKMLRLFDFVAVEGGPVGVVFKMLGALIPEYASLAIPLGLMLGILVAFRKLATSSELDVLRAVGMSYGRMLRMPYIITAVLMAVNVALVFYVQPISRYYYEQLEYELRSGALGASIKVGEFTTLADRMALRIEESEDDGTRLKGIFARVSNDKGQILSISAREGSFLATTDSPDTIILRLDDGTIVQDMGNQSPRVLAFTRQYLPIDLPAIEEFRARGDAEREYILPELLRIGWNSGESEARRDASQASFNFRLVEVVMMALLPLLAVSLGIPPKRSTSALGVFVSIVMVVSYHKINQYGEDLAALGRFDPILALWGPFVLFAALIGWMYYRVAHVPGGQAIGALESWFAKIAKRLGRLFGRRRMRDETAHPDTQGGTPLDPVPAE from the coding sequence GTGTTCAACTTCGTCCCCAGCATCGATCGCTATATCTTCAAGCTCGTCGTCGTGCCGATGCTGGGCGTGTTCGCGCTCGCCGCCTCGCTGCTGACGCTCGACAAGATGCTGAGACTGTTCGATTTCGTCGCGGTCGAAGGCGGACCGGTCGGCGTCGTCTTCAAGATGCTAGGCGCGCTGATCCCTGAATATGCCAGCCTCGCCATTCCGCTCGGCCTGATGCTCGGCATCCTCGTCGCCTTCCGCAAGCTCGCCACCAGCAGCGAACTCGACGTGCTGCGCGCCGTTGGGATGAGTTATGGCCGGATGCTGCGGATGCCCTACATCATCACGGCGGTGCTGATGGCGGTGAACGTGGCGCTGGTCTTCTACGTCCAGCCGATCAGCCGCTATTATTACGAACAGCTCGAATACGAATTGCGGTCGGGCGCGCTGGGCGCCTCGATCAAGGTGGGCGAATTCACCACGCTGGCGGACCGGATGGCGCTGCGGATCGAGGAGAGCGAGGATGACGGAACACGCCTCAAGGGCATCTTCGCGCGCGTCTCCAACGATAAGGGCCAGATCCTCTCGATCAGCGCGCGCGAGGGCTCGTTCCTCGCCACGACCGACAGTCCCGACACGATCATCCTGCGGCTCGACGATGGCACCATCGTCCAGGACATGGGCAATCAGTCGCCGCGCGTCCTGGCCTTCACGCGCCAATATCTGCCAATCGACCTGCCCGCGATCGAGGAATTCCGCGCCCGCGGCGATGCGGAGCGGGAATATATCCTGCCGGAATTGCTGAGGATCGGATGGAATTCCGGTGAGAGCGAGGCGCGGCGCGATGCCAGCCAAGCGAGCTTCAATTTCCGCCTCGTCGAGGTGGTGATGATGGCGCTGCTGCCTCTGCTCGCCGTGTCGCTCGGCATTCCGCCCAAGCGATCGACCAGCGCGCTCGGCGTGTTCGTCTCGATCGTGATGGTGGTCTCCTACCACAAGATAAACCAGTACGGCGAAGACCTCGCCGCGCTCGGGCGCTTCGACCCGATCCTCGCCCTGTGGGGGCCGTTCGTGCTGTTCGCGGCGCTGATCGGCTGGATGTATTATCGCGTCGCCCATGTGCCCGGCGGACAGGCGATCGGCGCACTGGAAAGCTGGTTCGCGAAGATCGCCAAACGGCTCGGCAGGCTATTCGGACGGCGGCGGATGCGCGATGAGACGGCGCATCCCGACACGCAAGGCGGCACGCCGCTCGATCCGGTCCCGGCGGAATAG
- a CDS encoding DUF427 domain-containing protein, which translates to MIGHPEPDQIGPGQESVWDYPRPAVAEPSDRHILIRHKGVVLADTRNSWRTLETSHPPTYYLPQGDIAMDLLSPNPRRSLCEWKGQARYWDVAIGGDRFEGVGWSYPDPTSSFAPVAGHIAFYADPFEECLVDGEQVVPQPGGFYGGWITSREAGPFKGVPGSRFW; encoded by the coding sequence ATGATCGGACATCCCGAACCCGATCAGATCGGTCCGGGGCAGGAAAGCGTCTGGGACTATCCCCGCCCCGCCGTGGCCGAACCGAGCGATCGCCATATCCTGATCCGTCACAAGGGTGTCGTCCTCGCCGATACGCGGAACAGCTGGCGCACGCTCGAAACCAGCCATCCGCCGACCTATTACCTCCCGCAAGGCGATATCGCGATGGACCTGCTGTCTCCCAATCCGCGCCGTTCGCTGTGCGAATGGAAGGGGCAGGCGCGATACTGGGACGTCGCGATCGGCGGCGACCGGTTTGAAGGCGTCGGCTGGTCCTATCCCGACCCCACCTCCTCCTTCGCGCCCGTCGCGGGCCACATCGCCTTCTATGCCGATCCGTTCGAGGAATGCCTTGTCGATGGCGAACAGGTCGTGCCGCAGCCGGGCGGGTTTTACGGCGGCTGGATCACCTCGCGCGAGGCTGGACCGTTCAAGGGCGTGCCCGGAAGCCGGTTCTGGTGA
- the clpS gene encoding ATP-dependent Clp protease adapter ClpS, giving the protein MRSLRSPYPAAATDAAYAAGPFDPAIFTAGGDDADGGGDDDAGGQSRVGLATRTRAKPKKPSQYKVLLLNDDYTPMEFVVIILKRFFRMDMEEATRVMLHVHQKGVGVCGIFPYEVAETKVNQVMDFARQNQHPLQCTLEKA; this is encoded by the coding sequence ATGCGATCCTTGCGCTCTCCCTATCCGGCCGCTGCCACCGATGCTGCGTATGCGGCGGGCCCTTTCGACCCTGCGATCTTCACCGCTGGCGGGGATGATGCCGATGGCGGCGGCGACGACGATGCCGGCGGCCAGAGCCGCGTCGGCCTCGCCACCCGGACCCGTGCCAAGCCGAAAAAGCCGAGCCAGTACAAGGTCCTGCTGTTGAACGACGATTACACGCCGATGGAATTCGTCGTCATCATCCTCAAGCGGTTCTTCCGCATGGACATGGAAGAAGCGACTCGCGTCATGCTCCACGTCCATCAGAAGGGCGTCGGCGTGTGCGGCATCTTCCCTTACGAGGTGGCCGAAACCAAGGTGAACCAGGTGATGGATTTCGCCCGCCAGAATCAGCATCCGCTCCAATGCACGCTGGAAAAGGCGTGA
- a CDS encoding phasin family protein: MAEGQSKIDAAAEKAFADAAQKKAGEVNAKAVEKAVSADETAAVKPSAIAEAVAAEPAQAESKAPAAKVEAEKAVPAKAPAKKAPAKKVAAKKTPAKKRAPKKAADKPTEKTTKKAAARNNARPTVSQLKEKIMATAKNTKTDYTATAKDMAAQLQTRAKAAFEKGSEITSQVTDFHKGNIEALVESGKILASGMQDMGRTYVEEAKTAADTVQDDVKKMAAIKSPTEFFQLQGEIARRNFDAMVATTSKNAEMMMKLANEAFAPISTRASVATEKLSKAA; this comes from the coding sequence ATGGCCGAGGGTCAGAGCAAAATCGATGCTGCCGCGGAAAAGGCGTTTGCCGACGCGGCGCAGAAGAAAGCCGGCGAAGTAAACGCCAAGGCTGTCGAGAAGGCGGTTTCCGCTGACGAGACCGCTGCGGTCAAGCCGTCCGCGATTGCCGAAGCGGTTGCCGCGGAACCGGCGCAGGCCGAGTCGAAGGCTCCGGCTGCGAAAGTAGAAGCCGAAAAGGCGGTGCCTGCAAAGGCACCGGCGAAGAAGGCCCCTGCCAAGAAAGTCGCTGCCAAGAAGACGCCCGCGAAGAAGCGTGCGCCGAAGAAGGCTGCCGACAAGCCCACTGAGAAAACAACCAAGAAGGCGGCTGCGCGCAACAACGCCCGCCCCACTGTATCGCAATTGAAGGAAAAGATCATGGCCACTGCCAAGAACACCAAGACCGACTACACCGCCACCGCCAAGGACATGGCTGCCCAGCTGCAGACCCGCGCCAAGGCCGCTTTCGAAAAGGGCAGCGAAATCACCTCGCAGGTCACCGACTTCCACAAGGGCAACATCGAAGCCCTCGTCGAATCGGGCAAGATCCTCGCCTCGGGTATGCAGGACATGGGCCGCACCTATGTCGAGGAAGCCAAGACCGCTGCCGACACCGTCCAGGACGACGTGAAGAAGATGGCCGCGATCAAGTCGCCGACCGAATTCTTCCAGCTCCAGGGTGAGATCGCCCGTCGCAATTTCGACGCGATGGTCGCCACCACCTCGAAGAACGCCGAGATGATGATGAAGCTCGCCAACGAAGCCTTCGCGCCGATCTCGACCCGCGCCAGCGTCGCCACCGAGAAGCTCTCGAAGGCCGCCTGA